In Nocardioides sp. JQ2195, a genomic segment contains:
- a CDS encoding 5'-3' exonuclease H3TH domain-containing protein — translation MPPPDSTDRERKLLLAVDAPSLLHRNHHARLESGLLDRGGRPAWALHGMLRQIIEAIEMFAPDAVIFGIDDRAESWRESIYPGYKAGRAPKDAALVDQLERAGALLDALGMATLTPPGLEADDVNASAATWAKRNDWNCVIITSDRDSFAHISDHTQVLRLINGGMASSPLLNPARLRALYGVDATNYLDFAALRGDASDNLPGVPGIGEKTAPVLLDQMGSMAAVWADIDHCGGATMVAALDSWAAENGVRRLGATLLKRLTAPGARERYAFNLQLMGGRDDLDLRLTPDVPGTPGLLPLEVDRVARVLGHLNVPETTVMAMRVLTGAPASAATAW, via the coding sequence ATGCCACCTCCAGACTCCACCGACCGCGAGCGCAAGCTGCTGCTCGCCGTCGACGCGCCCTCGTTGCTGCACCGCAACCATCACGCTCGCCTCGAGAGCGGGTTGCTCGACCGCGGCGGGCGGCCGGCCTGGGCCCTGCACGGCATGTTGCGCCAGATCATCGAAGCGATCGAGATGTTCGCGCCCGATGCGGTGATCTTCGGCATCGACGACCGTGCCGAGTCCTGGCGCGAGTCGATCTACCCCGGCTACAAGGCCGGTCGCGCACCGAAGGACGCCGCGTTGGTCGACCAGCTCGAGCGGGCCGGCGCACTGCTGGACGCGCTGGGCATGGCCACGCTCACTCCCCCGGGCCTCGAGGCCGACGACGTCAACGCGTCCGCCGCGACCTGGGCGAAGCGCAACGACTGGAACTGCGTCATCATCACCTCCGACCGCGACTCCTTCGCCCACATCAGCGACCACACCCAGGTGCTGCGCCTGATCAACGGCGGCATGGCCAGCTCTCCCCTGCTGAACCCGGCTCGGCTGCGGGCGCTCTACGGTGTCGACGCGACCAACTACCTCGACTTCGCGGCGCTGCGCGGAGACGCCAGCGACAACCTGCCCGGCGTGCCCGGCATCGGCGAGAAGACCGCGCCCGTCCTGCTCGACCAGATGGGCTCGATGGCCGCGGTGTGGGCAGACATCGACCACTGTGGCGGCGCGACGATGGTCGCCGCGCTCGACTCGTGGGCCGCGGAGAACGGCGTACGCCGCCTCGGTGCCACGCTGCTGAAGCGACTGACCGCACCCGGGGCGCGGGAACGCTACGCGTTCAACCTGCAGCTGATGGGTGGGCGTGACGACCTCGACCTCCGGCTCACGCCCGACGTGCCCGGGACTCCCGGGCTGCTCCCCCTCGAGGTCGACCGGGTGGCGCGGGTGCTCGGGCACCTCAATGTTCCCGAGACGACGGTGATGGCGATGAGGGTGCTCACCGGAGCTCCGGCGTCGGCCGCCACCGCCTGGTAG
- a CDS encoding pentapeptide repeat-containing protein, with the protein MPTPSPDLVADCGSCFGLCCVALPFTRSADFAFSKAGGEPCHNLTQDFGCGVHSSLRDLGMPGCTVYDCFGAGQAVSRGMYDGHSWRGPVDGPAGDGSGDQAAGAGPGSAGSAGADRERASEMFEVFGSVRRLHEMLFHLTAAIDQLAAARPEARPAARPAARPEARATIDARRDTHAGALHARLTTLRDQTAALARGTPYDVLGVDVDAHRMEVAPVLREASAVIREATPAGVDLAHVRRSDLAGHDLATLDLRSADLRGALLIGADLSHADLRWADLLGADLRACDVRGADLTHALFLTQMQVNAAHGDADTGISEALARPSHWR; encoded by the coding sequence ATGCCGACGCCTTCTCCCGACCTCGTGGCGGACTGTGGCAGCTGCTTCGGCCTCTGCTGTGTCGCGCTGCCGTTCACCCGGTCGGCCGACTTCGCCTTCAGCAAGGCCGGTGGCGAGCCGTGCCACAACCTGACGCAGGACTTCGGGTGTGGCGTGCACTCCTCGCTGCGCGACCTGGGCATGCCCGGGTGCACGGTCTATGACTGCTTCGGCGCCGGGCAGGCGGTTTCCCGAGGGATGTACGACGGCCACAGCTGGCGTGGCCCCGTGGACGGCCCCGCGGGGGACGGTTCTGGAGACCAAGCAGCGGGTGCTGGGCCCGGCAGCGCTGGGTCAGCTGGTGCCGACCGGGAGCGCGCCTCGGAGATGTTCGAGGTCTTCGGCAGCGTGCGTCGCCTGCACGAGATGCTCTTCCACCTCACCGCCGCGATCGACCAGCTGGCCGCAGCCAGACCCGAAGCCAGACCCGCAGCCAGGCCCGCAGCCAGACCCGAGGCCCGAGCCACCATCGATGCCCGACGAGACACTCACGCCGGCGCCCTGCACGCACGGCTGACGACGCTGCGCGACCAGACCGCTGCGCTCGCCCGAGGGACGCCGTACGACGTGCTCGGCGTCGACGTGGACGCCCACCGAATGGAGGTCGCGCCGGTGCTGCGCGAGGCGAGTGCGGTGATCCGGGAAGCGACTCCGGCCGGCGTCGACCTGGCACACGTCCGCCGCAGCGACCTTGCCGGACACGACCTCGCGACGCTCGACCTGCGCTCGGCGGACCTGCGCGGGGCCTTGCTGATCGGTGCCGACCTGTCGCACGCGGACCTGCGATGGGCCGACCTGCTCGGCGCAGACCTGCGCGCGTGCGACGTACGCGGAGCGGACCTCACCCACGCACTCTTCCTGACCCAGATGCAGGTGAACGCCGCACACGGCGACGCCGACACCGGGATCAGCGAGGCGTTGGCGCGTCCGTCCCACTGGCGCTGA
- a CDS encoding SatD family protein encodes MAGMKRDPTVALIGDVVGSRIPDDRADVHARLEAALARVNAELAPQGPLWITAGDEYQAVFERVGDAIAATLRLRLALLPDLDVRHGLGWGEVTVLSETPRIEDGPGWWAARAGINRVAADADRASLSRVRTAFTVADGVDRRDAAAINAALLGRDGLVGAMSARSLSVLRGLLSGQTQREVAEAEGISASAVSQRVRNDGVALVIAIDEQLRGIE; translated from the coding sequence ATGGCCGGAATGAAGCGAGACCCCACGGTCGCCCTGATCGGAGACGTGGTCGGCTCACGAATCCCTGACGACCGGGCGGACGTGCACGCCCGGCTCGAGGCTGCTCTGGCCCGGGTCAACGCGGAGCTCGCCCCGCAGGGACCGTTGTGGATCACGGCCGGCGACGAGTACCAAGCGGTCTTCGAGCGGGTGGGTGACGCGATCGCCGCCACCCTGCGGTTGCGCCTGGCCCTGCTTCCCGACCTCGACGTGCGCCACGGACTCGGCTGGGGCGAGGTCACCGTTCTTTCCGAGACCCCCAGGATCGAGGACGGTCCCGGTTGGTGGGCTGCCCGCGCCGGCATCAACCGGGTGGCCGCCGACGCCGACCGGGCGTCACTGAGCCGCGTCCGCACGGCCTTCACGGTCGCGGACGGCGTCGACCGGCGCGACGCCGCAGCGATCAACGCCGCCCTGCTCGGGCGGGACGGGCTGGTCGGGGCGATGTCCGCCCGCTCGCTGTCGGTGCTCCGTGGTCTGCTGTCAGGACAGACCCAACGGGAGGTCGCCGAGGCGGAGGGCATCTCTGCGTCGGCCGTCTCCCAGCGGGTGCGCAACGACGGCGTCGCCCTGGTGATCGCCATCGACGAACAACTGAGGGGGATCGAGTGA
- a CDS encoding isocitrate lyase/phosphoenolpyruvate mutase family protein, translating to MTDIASKGAELLRLHQDSKLLTVVNVWDVISAKAVAGVAGTAALATASHSIAASRGYEDGENIPVDEMVEECRRIVEATDLPVSADLEGGYGDPAGTIRKAIGVGVVGANLEDQMRPVAEAASNVEAIMQVASKEGIDFVLNARTDAFVRAADRDPAEVLADAIERCRAYLDAGAPVVFVPGKLDEEQVSALVDALGPQKLTLIGLPGVPSLARLEELGVARVSYGPMSQRVALTALQELVESVHAGGGVPSTMRPLN from the coding sequence ATGACCGACATTGCCAGCAAGGGCGCGGAGCTGCTGCGCCTCCACCAGGACTCCAAGCTGCTCACCGTCGTGAACGTGTGGGACGTGATCAGCGCCAAGGCCGTTGCGGGGGTCGCGGGCACCGCAGCCCTCGCGACGGCCAGCCACTCCATCGCTGCCTCACGCGGCTACGAGGACGGCGAGAACATCCCCGTCGACGAGATGGTCGAGGAGTGTCGGCGCATCGTCGAGGCCACCGACCTCCCGGTCTCCGCTGACCTCGAGGGCGGGTACGGCGACCCGGCCGGCACGATCCGCAAGGCCATCGGTGTGGGAGTCGTGGGCGCGAACCTCGAGGACCAGATGCGCCCGGTGGCCGAGGCCGCGAGCAACGTCGAGGCGATCATGCAGGTCGCCTCGAAGGAGGGCATCGACTTCGTCCTGAACGCCCGCACCGACGCGTTCGTGCGGGCCGCCGACCGGGACCCGGCCGAGGTGCTGGCCGATGCGATCGAGCGGTGCCGGGCCTACCTGGACGCCGGCGCACCGGTGGTCTTCGTGCCCGGCAAGCTCGACGAGGAGCAGGTTTCTGCCCTGGTGGACGCGCTCGGGCCGCAGAAGCTCACCCTGATCGGCCTGCCCGGGGTCCCGTCGCTGGCCAGGCTCGAGGAGCTCGGGGTCGCCCGGGTCTCCTACGGGCCGATGTCGCAACGGGTCGCACTCACCGCCCTGCAGGAGCTGGTCGAGTCCGTGCACGCTGGCGGGGGAGTGCCGTCCACGATGCGTCCGCTCAACTGA
- a CDS encoding PepSY domain-containing protein, which produces MTLQTEPAARPNPGDRNRPTMRAAKPGWFRAFWRWHFYAAFLVVPVLLVLSTTGLIYLFRFQLEPLMHGDQMLVEKPADMDFAQPYSAQLAAVERAHPDATVVSMTEPRNEGRSTMFSVVTESGEPRDVYVNPWGAEVLGEVNPDTTLSGYAVRLHRDLMAGRWGDHVMELGACWALVMALTGYYLYWKGRTARRRRPKSLRSRHGRIGLVAGVGLLLLLITGLPWTGVWGEKVQTLATDRGSSLWSTDPGALSDPTSTLDESLPHSHQQEVPWGSGKSEVPRSSGHAGSSVANIDTAIEVADEQGLRHPMTVALPTTEDGVFSVIGYAFDAPSDEKTVHVGRFGGEVESTYGYDDYPGLAKVVAQGIGLHEGRSLGLWSFWGAALMCLTVMASCITGPLMWWRRRPRRSARSGGAADRTLTTPAAPVHDPATEFRRPRVSMRAPRGRMPLRTTPTLVLALVALGVLLPLFGLSLLAVLALDHLLIRRVPALSHFFDSR; this is translated from the coding sequence ATGACCCTGCAGACCGAACCTGCAGCGCGCCCGAACCCGGGCGACCGCAATCGACCGACGATGCGCGCTGCCAAGCCCGGGTGGTTCCGGGCGTTCTGGAGGTGGCACTTCTATGCTGCCTTCCTCGTCGTACCCGTCCTGCTGGTGCTCTCGACCACCGGCCTGATCTACCTGTTCCGGTTCCAGCTGGAACCACTCATGCACGGCGACCAGATGTTGGTCGAGAAGCCCGCCGACATGGACTTCGCCCAGCCCTACTCGGCACAGCTGGCGGCGGTGGAACGGGCCCATCCCGACGCCACCGTCGTGTCGATGACGGAGCCGAGGAACGAGGGCCGCAGCACGATGTTCTCCGTGGTCACGGAGTCGGGCGAGCCCCGCGACGTCTACGTGAACCCCTGGGGTGCGGAGGTGCTCGGCGAGGTCAATCCCGACACCACCCTGAGTGGCTATGCCGTCCGCCTCCACCGCGACCTGATGGCGGGGCGCTGGGGTGACCACGTGATGGAGCTGGGCGCCTGCTGGGCACTGGTGATGGCGCTGACCGGCTACTACCTCTACTGGAAGGGCCGTACGGCGCGCCGGCGGCGGCCGAAGTCCCTGCGCTCACGGCACGGCCGGATCGGGCTCGTGGCCGGCGTGGGGCTGTTGCTCCTGCTGATCACCGGGCTCCCGTGGACCGGCGTGTGGGGCGAGAAGGTGCAGACCCTGGCCACCGATCGCGGATCGTCGCTGTGGAGCACGGATCCCGGCGCCCTGTCGGACCCGACGTCCACGCTCGACGAGTCACTGCCGCACTCGCACCAGCAGGAGGTGCCCTGGGGCAGCGGCAAGTCGGAGGTGCCCAGGTCCTCGGGCCACGCGGGCTCCAGCGTCGCCAACATCGACACCGCCATCGAGGTCGCCGACGAGCAGGGGCTGCGGCACCCGATGACCGTGGCCCTGCCCACCACCGAGGACGGGGTGTTCTCGGTGATCGGCTACGCCTTCGACGCGCCCTCGGACGAGAAGACCGTCCACGTCGGACGCTTCGGCGGCGAGGTCGAGTCGACCTACGGCTACGACGACTACCCGGGCCTGGCCAAGGTGGTCGCCCAAGGCATCGGGCTCCACGAGGGCCGCAGCCTCGGACTGTGGTCCTTCTGGGGGGCGGCGTTGATGTGCCTGACGGTGATGGCCTCGTGCATCACCGGTCCGCTGATGTGGTGGCGCCGCCGTCCCCGGCGGAGCGCCCGGTCCGGTGGCGCCGCTGACCGCACCCTCACGACGCCCGCCGCACCCGTGCACGATCCGGCCACCGAGTTCCGACGACCGCGAGTGTCGATGCGCGCCCCCCGCGGCCGGATGCCGCTGCGGACCACGCCGACGCTGGTGCTGGCCCTCGTGGCGCTGGGAGTCCTCCTCCCGCTCTTCGGGCTGTCCCTGCTCGCGGTGCTGGCGCTCGACCACCTGCTGATCCGCAGGGTCCCGGCCCTGTCGCACTTCTTCGACAGTCGCTGA
- a CDS encoding bifunctional [glutamine synthetase] adenylyltransferase/[glutamine synthetase]-adenylyl-L-tyrosine phosphorylase encodes MSGRRIGRGELIRLGFTDPEATADHLVELGRPGQELVAILTQTADPDAAAAALVDLADAVDDRDSFLEELVDDEGTAMRLLCVLGASSALADHLTTHPAHWRELADPTLGTTRPAAYAVRESLLRAVGADPGEPLPVSTSDDHAATDALRVEYRRVLLRMAARDLAHGVGVDDIAAELSDLAAGTLDAALAIARARVGESAATARLSVIAMGKCGGHELNYVSDVDVIFVFEPVEGADENEANRAATQLASQMIQICSDHTSEGTIWPVDANLRPEGKSGPLVRTLASHQGYYDRWAKTWEFQALLKARPVAGDLELGADYMEMIAPLVWSAASRDGFVEDVQSMRRRVLDHIPAHHAERQLKLGSGGLRDVEFAIQLLQMVHGRADETVRAPTTLSALAQLTRGGYVGREDGQALHEAYAFLRKLEHRIQLHQLRRTHVLPEDDASLRRLGRSIGYLKDPMKQLDQEWRHHRREVRRLHEKLFYRPLLSAVAAIPGEQTRLSTDAAKQRLSALGYLDPTAALRHLEYLTKGVSRTAAIQRQLLPAMLAWFADAPDPDAGLFGFRRISETLGSTHWYLSMLRDEGEVAQRLASILATSRYATDLLEREPTGVKLLGSDLAPLTSEALTQEMLASASRQDNPDAAALAIRAIRRRELLRIAAGELVGVLDVVTVGAGLSNLTDATLEATLDVAHRAVRAARGLDESSSVLAIIGMGRYGGFELSYGSDADVMFVHEAKPGVEAQQAASYARAVAEELRRMLALPASDPPLEVDAGLRPEGKQGPLVRTLESYAGYYAKWSQVWEFQALLRADAVVGDADLRARFTELINPLRFPADGLDEEGVIEVRRIKARVDEERLPRGADPNTHLKLGRGGLSDIEWTVQLLQMLHAGRQPELQTPRTLKALRAATEAGLLDAEDSEALNAAWRLVSSMRNAVTLVRGKASDQIPRSPRERAAVAAVLGYSAGESDAMVNDYLRTTRRARSVVERIFWG; translated from the coding sequence ATGAGTGGGCGCAGGATCGGTCGAGGTGAGCTGATCCGCCTCGGCTTCACCGATCCGGAGGCCACCGCGGACCACCTGGTGGAGCTGGGCAGGCCGGGCCAGGAGCTGGTCGCGATCCTCACGCAGACCGCTGATCCCGACGCCGCAGCGGCAGCCCTGGTCGACCTGGCCGACGCCGTCGACGACCGCGACTCCTTCCTCGAGGAGCTGGTCGACGACGAGGGCACCGCCATGCGACTCCTCTGCGTGCTGGGCGCCAGCAGCGCACTGGCTGACCACCTCACCACCCACCCGGCGCACTGGCGCGAGCTGGCAGACCCCACCCTGGGCACCACCCGCCCCGCGGCGTACGCCGTTCGCGAGTCGCTGCTGCGCGCGGTCGGCGCCGATCCGGGCGAACCGCTCCCGGTGTCGACCAGCGATGACCACGCGGCGACCGACGCGTTGCGCGTCGAGTACCGCCGGGTGCTGCTCCGGATGGCGGCGCGCGACCTGGCCCACGGCGTCGGTGTCGACGACATCGCCGCGGAGCTCTCCGACCTGGCCGCCGGCACCCTCGACGCGGCCCTGGCCATCGCCCGCGCACGCGTCGGGGAGAGCGCGGCCACGGCGCGGCTCTCGGTGATCGCGATGGGCAAGTGCGGCGGCCACGAGCTCAACTACGTCAGTGACGTCGACGTGATCTTCGTTTTCGAGCCGGTGGAGGGGGCCGACGAGAACGAGGCCAACCGCGCGGCCACCCAGCTGGCCTCGCAGATGATCCAGATCTGCTCCGACCACACCTCCGAGGGCACGATCTGGCCGGTCGACGCCAATCTGCGACCGGAGGGCAAGTCCGGCCCACTGGTGCGCACGCTGGCCAGCCACCAGGGCTACTACGACCGGTGGGCGAAGACCTGGGAGTTCCAGGCGCTGCTCAAGGCCCGCCCGGTGGCCGGCGACCTCGAGCTCGGCGCCGACTACATGGAGATGATCGCGCCGCTGGTGTGGTCGGCGGCCAGCCGCGACGGCTTCGTCGAGGACGTCCAGTCGATGCGCCGACGCGTGCTAGACCACATCCCCGCCCACCACGCGGAGCGCCAGCTGAAGCTCGGCTCGGGGGGCCTGCGCGACGTCGAGTTCGCCATCCAGCTGCTGCAGATGGTGCACGGCCGGGCCGACGAGACGGTCCGGGCGCCGACCACGTTGAGCGCCCTGGCCCAGCTGACCCGCGGTGGCTACGTGGGCCGCGAGGACGGCCAGGCGCTGCACGAGGCCTACGCGTTCCTGCGCAAGCTCGAGCACCGCATCCAGCTCCACCAGCTGCGCCGTACGCATGTGCTGCCCGAGGACGACGCGTCGCTGCGGCGTCTGGGCCGGTCCATCGGCTACCTGAAGGACCCGATGAAGCAGCTCGACCAGGAGTGGAGGCACCACCGGCGGGAGGTGCGTCGACTGCACGAGAAGCTCTTCTACCGCCCGCTGCTCAGTGCCGTCGCAGCGATTCCCGGGGAGCAGACCCGCCTGTCGACCGACGCGGCCAAGCAGCGTCTCTCCGCCCTGGGCTACCTCGATCCGACGGCGGCGCTGCGCCACCTCGAGTACCTCACCAAGGGGGTCTCCCGAACGGCGGCGATCCAGCGCCAGCTGCTGCCGGCGATGCTGGCCTGGTTCGCGGACGCTCCGGACCCGGACGCCGGGCTGTTCGGCTTCCGCCGGATCAGCGAGACGCTCGGCTCCACCCACTGGTACCTCTCGATGCTGCGCGACGAGGGGGAGGTGGCCCAGCGCCTGGCCTCGATCCTGGCCACGTCGCGCTACGCCACCGACCTGCTCGAGCGGGAACCCACCGGCGTGAAGCTGCTCGGCAGCGACCTGGCCCCGCTCACCTCCGAGGCCCTCACCCAGGAGATGCTGGCCTCGGCGAGCCGTCAGGACAACCCCGATGCGGCGGCGCTGGCGATCCGGGCGATCCGCCGGCGCGAGCTGCTGCGGATCGCGGCCGGGGAGCTGGTCGGCGTGCTCGACGTGGTGACCGTGGGCGCCGGGCTGAGCAACCTCACCGATGCGACCCTCGAGGCAACCCTGGACGTGGCGCACCGCGCCGTGCGTGCGGCTCGCGGGCTCGACGAGTCGTCGAGCGTGCTGGCGATCATCGGCATGGGACGTTACGGCGGCTTCGAGCTGTCCTACGGCAGCGATGCCGACGTGATGTTCGTGCACGAGGCCAAGCCCGGGGTCGAGGCGCAGCAGGCGGCCTCCTATGCCAGGGCAGTGGCCGAGGAGCTGCGTCGCATGCTGGCCCTGCCCGCCTCCGACCCGCCCCTCGAGGTGGATGCGGGCCTGCGCCCCGAGGGCAAGCAGGGGCCGCTGGTGCGCACCCTCGAGTCCTACGCCGGCTACTACGCCAAGTGGTCGCAGGTGTGGGAGTTCCAGGCTCTCCTGCGGGCTGATGCGGTGGTCGGGGACGCCGACCTGCGCGCGCGGTTCACCGAGCTCATCAACCCGCTCCGGTTCCCGGCGGACGGGCTCGACGAGGAGGGCGTGATCGAGGTGCGCCGGATCAAGGCACGGGTCGACGAGGAGAGGCTCCCGCGCGGGGCCGATCCCAACACCCACCTCAAGCTCGGTCGCGGGGGACTGTCCGACATCGAGTGGACCGTCCAGCTGCTGCAGATGCTCCACGCCGGGAGACAGCCGGAGCTGCAGACGCCGCGCACCCTGAAGGCGTTGCGCGCCGCCACGGAGGCCGGCCTGCTCGACGCCGAGGACTCCGAGGCGCTCAACGCCGCCTGGCGACTGGTCAGCTCGATGCGCAACGCGGTCACCCTGGTGCGCGGCAAGGCGTCCGACCAGATCCCCCGCTCGCCCAGGGAGCGTGCCGCCGTCGCTGCGGTGCTGGGCTACTCTGCCGGGGAGTCCGACGCGATGGTCAACGACTACCTTCGCACCACGCGGCGAGCCCGCAGTGTGGTCGAGCGGATCTTCTGGGGCTGA
- a CDS encoding type 1 glutamine amidotransferase, with product MAEPRPRVVVIEHEAKCPPAHVGRWLTEAGAVVEVCRPYAGDPLPEPTAYDALVVLGGTMGANDDADHHWLAPLKQLVREAASTGVPTLGICLGHQVIATALGGTVTVNPLGQQLGLLEVGWLPTAADDPVFTPTPGLRGIQWNNDIVTSLPDGAVLLAATEQEEAQVVRFAETVWGVQLHPEADELVVAAWADGDRDDHALRGIDQVALIRDITEARAELDAAWRPVAQRFLRLVAPRASTQRGPGDGPAR from the coding sequence GTGGCAGAGCCGAGGCCGCGTGTCGTCGTCATCGAGCACGAGGCGAAGTGTCCGCCGGCCCACGTCGGCCGGTGGCTGACCGAGGCCGGCGCCGTGGTCGAGGTGTGCCGTCCGTATGCCGGCGACCCACTCCCGGAGCCCACGGCGTACGACGCGCTCGTGGTGCTCGGCGGCACCATGGGAGCCAACGACGACGCCGACCACCACTGGCTCGCTCCGCTGAAGCAGCTGGTCCGCGAGGCTGCCTCGACCGGGGTGCCGACCCTGGGCATCTGCCTGGGCCACCAGGTGATCGCGACCGCGCTCGGTGGCACCGTCACGGTGAACCCGCTGGGACAGCAGCTGGGACTGCTCGAGGTCGGCTGGCTGCCGACGGCCGCCGACGATCCCGTCTTCACCCCGACCCCCGGACTGCGCGGCATCCAGTGGAACAACGACATCGTGACCAGCCTCCCCGACGGGGCGGTGCTGCTGGCCGCCACCGAGCAGGAGGAGGCGCAGGTGGTGCGGTTCGCCGAGACCGTGTGGGGCGTGCAGCTGCACCCCGAGGCCGACGAGCTGGTCGTGGCGGCGTGGGCCGACGGTGACCGTGACGACCACGCCCTGCGTGGGATCGACCAGGTCGCCCTGATCCGCGACATCACCGAGGCACGCGCCGAGCTGGACGCCGCGTGGCGTCCTGTGGCGCAGCGCTTCCTCCGACTGGTCGCCCCGCGCGCCTCGACCCAGCGAGGACCAGGCGACGGGCCGGCGCGATGA
- the glnA gene encoding type I glutamate--ammonia ligase, with protein MGKQEDFVLRALEERDVRFVRLWFTDVLGSLKSVAVAPAELEGAFTEGIGFDGSAIEGFARVYEADMLAKPDPSTFQILPWRGEGPSTARMFCDIVMPDGSPSYADPRFVLKRTLSAAADKGFTFYTHPEIEFYLFKDTPNSGDDPVPVDRSGYFDHTAQSHGSDFRREAITMLEAMGISVEFSHHEGGPGQQEIDLRYADALSTADNIMTFRTVVREVALSQGIWATFMPKPFTTHPGSGMHTHVSLFEGDRNAFFEAGSEYQLSKTGRQFIAGMLKHASEITCVTNQWVNSYKRLIGGGEAPSYITWGHNNRSAMVRVPMYKPNKGQSTRIELRTIDAACNPYLAFAVILAAGMKGIEEDYELPREAEDDVWSLNERERNALGMEPLPKTLAEAIKVAENSELLAETLGEHVYDYFLRNKRAEWEAYRGQVSAWERDQMLPVI; from the coding sequence ATGGGTAAGCAGGAAGACTTCGTGCTGCGCGCACTCGAAGAACGCGACGTCCGGTTCGTCCGACTCTGGTTCACCGACGTGCTCGGGTCCCTCAAGTCCGTGGCGGTCGCCCCGGCGGAGCTGGAGGGGGCCTTCACCGAGGGCATCGGGTTCGACGGCTCGGCGATCGAGGGCTTCGCCCGGGTCTATGAGGCCGACATGCTCGCCAAGCCGGACCCGTCGACCTTCCAGATCCTGCCCTGGCGTGGGGAGGGCCCGTCCACGGCCCGGATGTTCTGCGACATCGTGATGCCGGACGGCAGCCCGTCGTACGCCGATCCGCGCTTCGTGCTCAAGCGCACGCTGAGCGCCGCGGCCGACAAGGGATTCACTTTCTACACCCACCCCGAGATCGAGTTCTACCTCTTCAAGGACACCCCGAACTCCGGGGACGACCCGGTGCCGGTCGACCGCAGTGGCTACTTCGACCACACCGCCCAGTCCCACGGCTCCGACTTCCGACGCGAGGCGATCACGATGCTCGAGGCGATGGGCATCTCGGTGGAGTTCAGCCACCACGAGGGTGGGCCCGGCCAGCAGGAGATCGACCTGCGCTACGCCGATGCGCTGAGCACCGCCGACAACATCATGACCTTCCGCACCGTCGTGCGAGAGGTGGCGCTGAGCCAGGGGATCTGGGCGACCTTCATGCCGAAGCCGTTCACCACCCACCCCGGCTCGGGCATGCACACGCACGTGTCGCTCTTCGAGGGCGACCGCAACGCGTTCTTCGAGGCGGGGTCGGAGTACCAGCTGAGCAAGACCGGTCGACAGTTCATCGCCGGCATGCTCAAGCACGCCTCCGAGATCACCTGTGTGACCAACCAGTGGGTCAACTCCTACAAGCGGCTGATCGGCGGCGGTGAGGCCCCGTCCTACATCACCTGGGGTCACAACAACCGCTCCGCGATGGTGCGGGTGCCGATGTACAAGCCCAACAAGGGCCAGTCCACCCGCATCGAGCTGCGCACCATCGACGCGGCCTGCAACCCCTACCTGGCCTTCGCGGTGATCCTGGCCGCCGGCATGAAGGGCATCGAGGAGGACTACGAGCTGCCTCGCGAGGCCGAGGACGACGTGTGGTCGCTCAACGAGCGCGAACGCAACGCCCTGGGCATGGAGCCCCTGCCCAAGACGCTGGCCGAGGCGATCAAGGTCGCGGAGAACTCCGAGCTCCTCGCCGAGACGTTGGGGGAGCACGTCTACGACTACTTCCTGCGCAACAAGCGCGCCGAGTGGGAGGCCTACCGCGGCCAGGTCTCGGCCTGGGAACGGGACCAGATGCTGCCGGTGATCTGA